The genomic region GCTCGCCGGTCACCGGGTTGCGCACGCCGATGAACAGCGAATAGGTCCCAGGCGGGACCGAGACGCGTCCCTGGTAGAGGCGGAAGCCGTCCACGTTCCCGGCGGCGGCATCGGAGGTCCGGAACGAGTCGGGACGGGCCAGGTCGTAGGCGGCGGTGCCGTCTGAGAACCGGGCGTAGATCACCCAGTTCACGGGGGGATCGGAGCGCAGGATCCCGAGCGTCACCAGGACGGACGTGCTTCCGTCCTTCGCCAGGAAGAAGTCGTAGTGGGTGCGGAAGCGCTTCGGATCGATGGATGGCTGTGAGGCGGCGATGGTGTCCAGGAGCTTTTGCGGTTCCGGGGGGATCTGGGCCGCCGTCGCCTGGATGGCCAGCAGCTTCGGCGTTCCCATCAGCTGTTCCAGCCGGTTCATCGCCAACCGATCCGTGAGCTCGAATTCCGTCGAATTGGTGCGGATGAACCTCATCTCGGTGTCGCGTTCCATGCCGGGAAAGCGCGGCTGGTGATAGAACCAGGTGAAGAAGGGAACCTCCTTACCGCGCGGCGAAGTCGCGGTTCCCTGCTGGACCTCGTCGGGCGGACCCAGCAGGACGTAGAACTTCCCCCGGTCGGTCTTCCACCCCGGGTAGGGGGCGTCCCGGAACAGATGGTTGGCCTCCGCGACACGACGGCTGAACAGCAGCTCGGCCTCGTTGGCCGGGGTCGAGGGGTCGGCATCGCGGCGCGCCCAGAAGTCCTCGATGAATTTCCGGCGCTCCTCCTCGGAGCCCAGTCCCCGGTACTGCTTCTCCTCGGCCTTGGTTATCAGGTAGCGTACCGGCCCCTGATACCAGTCCTTGGTCGGCAGGTTCCAGTCCTTCTCCTCGGCGGCGCCCAGAGGAAGGGCGGAAAAGAGCAGCAGGATGACGGCGAGCCGGAGCCCGCGGCGCCGCGGCGGGGTTGACACGCCGCGCGGCGGGTTCCTATACTCGACCCATCGGGAAAAAAAGGGAATGAACAAGAAGCTGAACCCCGTGGAGCCGATCCCTCTCGAAGAGGGGCTCCTTCGCGTGCGCGCGGGGGAGGCAATCGTGCTCAGCATCGGCGCTCTGGATCGCCAGAGCGGCGTCGCCGAGATTCGCGCCCTGTGCCGGTCCCGCGAGAACCCCGACCTCACCGCGGTGGGGATTTGGAAGCTTGGCCCGACGTCTCCCGTGGAGCACTACTTCCCGGTCCCCGTACCGATCCCGGAATCGTCACCGACGGTGGTCTGGGAGCTGGAGACGATTCTCCTCATCGATGGACAGGGAAATCGCCGGACCTACGCCGCCGGCAAGGACTTCGATGAGTTTCTCTTTCAGGTGGAGGGGATAGAAGGGGTGGACTCCACCCCTCCGAAGCTCCTGGGTATCCGCGTCGATCCCGCCTAATTCTTGCCCGCGCCTCCGGCGGATTTGGTCTCCTTGCCGGTAACCTCCGTCAGCGTCGCCTTTTTGATCAGCAGAGGCTTCACCGGCTTCTCCGGCGTGCCGGGAGCGGCTCCCTGGGTCTTCAGGGTGGGGACCAGGGCCAGCGTCTTGACCGTGTCCATTCCCTCCACGACCTTTCCGAGGACGGTCACCGCCCCCCGCAGATCCTGACGCGCGACCGCCGTGATCATGATGTGGGATCCCGAGTCCATCGAGCCGGTCTCCCGATTTCTCGCCTGGATCAGCGTCCCCGCATCGATCGGGGCCTTGGAAGGCTCCGGATCCAGGTTGTAGCCCGAGCCGGCCGCCAGGTCCCCGGTGGGTGAGCCGCCGATGATCGCCACTCCCGGGATGATCCGGTGGAACTGATTGCCGTTGTAGAAGCCCTGGTGGATCAGGTCGACCAGATTACGCACGTGCCGTGGGGCGAGATCCTTGTTGAGCTCGACCGTGATGTTGCCGAAATCGGTCTCGAAGCGGACGCGATAATCCTTCTTGGGATCGTACTTCTGCACGATGTGCAGGATGATCTCGTTGCTGGCGGCGTTCTCTCCCTTCCAGGTGAGGCGGTAGTTGCCGGCCTTCTGCAGCCCCGGGAACAGCTCGTTGATCGGCAGGATGCGTCCGAAGAAGGCGCTCTTCTCCAGGCTCTTGGGCTGGGTCAGCGCGATCGGAGCACCTTCGGCCATCTTCAGCTTCGTTCCTTTGGCGTCCTCGACCACCAGCCCCGGAAGGAGATTCAGCCCCTTGGCGTTGTCGTAGGTCGCCTCGGAGTTGTTCTTCACCGTCATGG from Candidatus Polarisedimenticolia bacterium harbors:
- a CDS encoding GWxTD domain-containing protein, giving the protein MSTPPRRRGLRLAVILLLFSALPLGAAEEKDWNLPTKDWYQGPVRYLITKAEEKQYRGLGSEEERRKFIEDFWARRDADPSTPANEAELLFSRRVAEANHLFRDAPYPGWKTDRGKFYVLLGPPDEVQQGTATSPRGKEVPFFTWFYHQPRFPGMERDTEMRFIRTNSTEFELTDRLAMNRLEQLMGTPKLLAIQATAAQIPPEPQKLLDTIAASQPSIDPKRFRTHYDFFLAKDGSTSVLVTLGILRSDPPVNWVIYARFSDGTAAYDLARPDSFRTSDAAAGNVDGFRLYQGRVSVPPGTYSLFIGVRNPVTGE
- a CDS encoding peptidylprolyl isomerase, translated to MAITALALLSAMAIAADAKPPLSVYFETQLPYYYEGDDLPVAMTVKNNSEATYDNAKGLNLLPGLVVEDAKGTKLKMAEGAPIALTQPKSLEKSAFFGRILPINELFPGLQKAGNYRLTWKGENAASNEIILHIVQKYDPKKDYRVRFETDFGNITVELNKDLAPRHVRNLVDLIHQGFYNGNQFHRIIPGVAIIGGSPTGDLAAGSGYNLDPEPSKAPIDAGTLIQARNRETGSMDSGSHIMITAVARQDLRGAVTVLGKVVEGMDTVKTLALVPTLKTQGAAPGTPEKPVKPLLIKKATLTEVTGKETKSAGGAGKN